The following DNA comes from Deltaproteobacteria bacterium.
GGCCGCGCCTGCTCCCGGCGGCCTCCAGGATGGCGCCGCCCAGCGGGTGTTCGGACCGGGATTCGAGGGACGCGGCAAGGCACAGGAGTTCCTCCTCGGGTATATCGCAGAAAGATCGGACGTGGACCACCTCGGGCTTTCCCCGCGTGAGCGTCCCCGTCTTGTCGAAAAAGAAAGTCCGGATCCTGCCAAGTTCTTCGAGATACACCCCGCCTTTGAACAGGATCCCCTCACGGGCGGCCCGTGTGAGCCCGCAGACAATGGAGACAGGCGTCGAGATCACGAGGGCGCAGGGGCATGCGATCACCAGGACCACGAGCCCCCGGTAGAGCCAGGTCGAAAAGAGTTGTCCGAACAGAAACGGAGGGACGAGTACCAGGCCCAAGGCGAAAACGATCATCGCGGGCGTGTAGTACCGGGCGAACCCGTCGATGAAGGTCTGGCTCCTGGCGCGTTGCGCTTGCGCATTCTCGACGAGGTGGATGATCCGGGCGAGCGAGCTGTCCGAGGCGGGCATCGAAGCCCGGAACTCCAGGACGCCCCGGCCATTGAGACTGCCGGCGAGCACGCGGGATCCCCGTGTCTTGGCCACCGGCAACGATTCCCCGGTGATCGGCGCCTGGTTGACGGAGGAGGTCCCTTCCAGAACGATCCCGTCCACCGGAACCCGTTCCCCGGGACGCAGGACGATCACATCCCCGACCACGATCCGGTCGACGGGCAGCCGGATATCCCCCTCCTCCTTGCGGACGGTGGCTTCCTTGGGAGACAGGTCCAGAAGACGCCGGATGGCGTTACGGGCCCGGTCCATGCTTCGGGCCTCCAACAGCTGGGCGAGGGAGAACAGGAACATGGCGGAGCCCGCTTCCGCCCACTCCCCGATGACGGTGGCGCCGACGGCGGCGATGCCCATGAGCATGTTCATTTCGAGCTGGCCATGACGGAGTGCCTGCCAGGCGCGGCGCGCGACGTACCAACCGCCGGAGACCGTCGCCGCCAGGAGGAACAACTTCGCAACCGGCGGCCGAACCCCCATGAACCGGAGGAGCAGCCCGGACCCCAACGCGACACCCGAAACGGAGGTCGTCGCCAGGCGCCCGTGACGCTCCCACCAGGTCAGCGCTTCCGCCCCGCGGTCGTCGATGCGGACCTTGAACCCCGCCCCGGAGATCGCCTGCGCGATACGC
Coding sequences within:
- a CDS encoding cation-translocating P-type ATPase; amino-acid sequence: MESGRVQAAANCSCGDVCTLVSRRVFRIEGMDCAHESTPILSAIAALPGLGRAVPSYADSTMTVEFDPHAVTPERIAQAISGAGFKVRIDDRGAEALTWWERHGRLATTSVSGVALGSGLLLRFMGVRPPVAKLFLLAATVSGGWYVARRAWQALRHGQLEMNMLMGIAAVGATVIGEWAEAGSAMFLFSLAQLLEARSMDRARNAIRRLLDLSPKEATVRKEEGDIRLPVDRIVVGDVIVLRPGERVPVDGIVLEGTSSVNQAPITGESLPVAKTRGSRVLAGSLNGRGVLEFRASMPASDSSLARIIHLVENAQAQRARSQTFIDGFARYYTPAMIVFALGLVLVPPFLFGQLFSTWLYRGLVVLVIACPCALVISTPVSIVCGLTRAAREGILFKGGVYLEELGRIRTFFFDKTGTLTRGKPEVVHVRSFCDIPEEELLCLAASLESRSEHPLGGAILEAAGSRRGLDLLPTPTFVQAVPGMGIRGKVNGEIYRVGNVSFFRDDYGISGPQQAAVEEWERQGATVVLVGSEKMPLGMIVLRDSVRKEANSALAELRSLGARNFTMLTGDNPETGQAIASQLPIDAVYAGLLPEDKVRVVREAVDKGNRVAMVGDGINDAPALASATVGVVMGVAGTGVALEAGDVALMGDDLGKLPFAVRLGRRTLRIIRFNVAFALGTKAVFLVLATAGTATLWMGVAADMGASLLVIGNSMRLLWGSNGSGSRILA